A genome region from Salvia splendens isolate huo1 chromosome 19, SspV2, whole genome shotgun sequence includes the following:
- the LOC121779027 gene encoding uncharacterized protein LOC121779027: MSVSFMIWNARGLGNFSTLSTLKHLIKTYKLDFVAISEPLVSPQPDLLKKRLGMEFRGVNTNGQIWLLSQSDVGIDILDSSDQLLHCRVTAQRWATAMYISTVYGKCTRPGRYSLWNKMREIAGEMDGSPWLIGGDFNTLISEIERQGGSHNRYREMLDFAEAIEDCQLLDPGFDSLKYTWARGTLRERLDRVLIGEGWTSAYSSTRITHLPWVANVWSADTGYHGMRNLQLKLTRTKGALRRWNKEVFGNLFANLRKAKEDAVKAQELFDTTPSPANRMNMNRATAEYILQVRMDEDFWKQKSAIKWITEGERNTKFFHG; this comes from the exons ATGTCAGTCTCCTTCATGATATGGAATGCTAGAGGGCTCGGAAACTTCAGCACTCTGAGCACCCTAAAACACTTGATTAAGACGTATAAACTTGATTTTGTTGCCATCAGTGAACCCCTGGTTTCTCCACAGCCTGATCTACTCAAAAAGAGATTAGGCATGGAGTTTAGGGGTGTCAACACTAATGGACAGATTTGGCTGCTATCCCAGAGTGATGTGGGGATTGATATTCTGGACAGTTCTGATCAACTTCTGCACTGTCGGGTTACAGCTCAAAGATGGGCAACGGCTATGTACATATCAACTGTTTATGGTAAGTGTACACGGCCGGGACGCTACTCGCTTTGGAATAAAATGAGGGAGATCGCAGGAGAGATGGATGGTTCCCCGTGGCTAATCGGAGGGGATTTCAACACTTTAATCTCAGAAATCGAGCGACAAGGAGGTTCTCACAACAGATACCGTGAGATGCTCGATTTTGCGGAAGCCATTGAGGATTGCCAACTGCTTGATCCTGGATTCGACAGCCTGAAGTACACATGGGCCAGGGGAACACTCAGAGAGAGGCTCGATAGAGTTCTCATCGGGGAAGGTTGGACCAGCGCCTACAGTAGCACCAGAATCACTCACCTCCCCTGG GTGGCCAATGTTTGGTCTGCTGATACAGGCTACCATGGGATGCGGAACCTGCAACTCAAACTCACGCGAACTAAGGGAGCGCTTAGACGGTGGAATAAGGAGGTCTTTGGTAACCTCTTCGCGAACCTCCGGAAAGCCAAAGAGGATGCTGTCAAAGCACAAGAGCTGTTTGATACAACGCCCTCCCCAGCCAACCGAATGAACATGAACAGAGCAACAGCGGAATATATCCTCCAAGTGCGGATGGATGAGGATTTCTGGAAACAAAAATCAGCAATCAAATGGATTACAGAAGGGGAGCGGAACACGAAGTTCTTCCATGGCTAG